The genomic interval AAGGTTAACAATTAGGAGTAGGAATCGATAAAATAATCCTTATTGTGGAACACATTTGTGCTGAAAGATTTACAATTTATCTGTGATATAATATCACAACCAATTAACTGCATTCTTCTAAAtccttttaatttaaaatgtcAATTAATCCAATGCAGTGTTTAGCTGAACATTTAACAGGAGCAAGAGCAAAAGAGCACATAAACATGGGGGTTGTAACTTGTAAGTAATTGGCATTGTAGCATAAGAGCTACACCTAGGAGAATAAAACTACTGCAGAACTCGTAAATCTTTGAATTGCTTTAAGACAAGTTAAAGTGAGTCAATATAAACTTCCATAGAAAATACCTCATATATGTACCTAGATTTCATGTAATCACGACATAGACCACAAGCATCAATTATTGCCCGGTACATGTACATATTGGGAATATTCATGTGTTTCTTCGACAGCTCATATGCTTTAAAAGCAGAAATCAAATCCCTCCTTTTGCCAAATTCTGATATTATACTGCAGAACAATATCTGTGCATGGGGAAGAAGACATGCATACCTGAAAGAAGTGATAATATCATTCTTATCATAGAGAAAATCGACATATATCATCACATATTGAATTCACTGGTTTAGaagatataaattaaaaattaacttcagaaaagaaggtataaaataaactatatattaaaaaacaaatgcAACACATTCAAATGGAATCAATATGCTTTAGAAATTGAAACAATGTatcttttaaaacaatataaaatcaTACCTAACAGCTAAAATTGGATTCCGACTAAGAACACAGCGTTTAATTACGTCAGATGGCTGAACAAATCCCCTGATTGATATCTTGAAACCTGAAAGAAGaaattaatgaattttatttatgaCAAGTCACAACAATGTCAATCATTAGGAAGCTGCTCTAATATTTTCTCTCCCCTGAAAAAAGAGTTCACTCAATTGATAATGATATATTGCCACCAGTAGTAGTATTGCTAATAGTGGTGATGACAGTTGTGGTATTACTACTAGTGGTGGCAGTACGACATATGCTCGGAATATACACTTAATTGATACTATTTTTCTGTATCTCTTTTAGACATCATATCACATATCGTATCTACATTTCTCTCCCTTCTATTTCTATCTCTCTATGTGTCTAATACCGTTCATACATCATTTTTCATCACTCAATGAATGCACAGTATAAATGCTAGATTTGTTTCCTATtaagaatataataatatttatttagaaCTGTTAAACAAAAAATGTTTGTTGATCTTTAATTcacatgaaattaattttttaaaaaaagtataccACATTTCTTATAAAGAGAGAGAGTTTTATTTTCGTCCAATGTAAGAATTCAGAAATAAATTACacaactaataaaaaattatgctaATTATGACTTTAGGacagttattattttttatatataatcaaaAGCAATCCTTGTATTCAAAAGCCAATgatcaaacttcaatccttaTTAAAAACACACAAGTGTCAAATAACTTATGTCAACTACATTAGGGTGATTATCATAAAAGTGAGCAAATTTATCATGAACGAAATTTTCTAATGTGTATATAAAAGGATAGATTATAGAAGATAAGACTATGAGGTGGATCTATACTACTCACAAAAAgaagcaaaagaaaaagaagatggaGCCAAAATTAATTACGTGTGAGAACCTCCATGAGTTCGACAGCCTCCTCAATGTGGCCGCACATGACCAATCGGCAACACTCCTTCGCAATGGCATCGATGGAAGAGCCATTAAGATGAGAAGCTAGAGAAACTGAGTGATCCTGCACTCTGTTGAGAGTGTGAACAACACTCCTAACACTATTCCCTTGGATTCCCAACAGAACCATCTTGGCCAGAACCTCAGCATCGACCCCAGAATCAATGGCATCTCCATCAACCACTTCGAATTCCTCAACAAGCTTGGAATCTGCGCTGAGAGAGAGGGGGGCTTGGAGGGCGCATGAAATGTTCcaagaagaagagaaaggagCGAGCTTTGGAAGAGAGGGTTTGATGGGGTAGCGATGAGGCGctgcagaagaagaagaaggaaaaggGGTTGCGACAGAGGAGCCAAGGATCACGAAATCTCTCATTATTGGTGATGAAGTTGTTATTCTTGGCCAACCGTTTGGTTTGTTGAGGGAACTGTGATGAAAGGGTTTATATGGGTTTTGgaatttggatttggattgaaTTTCAAAGGAGCATGTTTTTTCAACATTATCGTACCCAGATTCCTTTTACCTTCACTCACCCCATATTTGCCTTTCTCTCCACTTTTCTGTAGAAAATATCTAGCAAGCATCCTACCTAAACGACATTAATCACACATACCTTTTAAATGcagatttttttatttggtttttTTTGGACAGacagatttttttatttgttggaatttatttaaaatgataaaattaagtGAGACTGGTAgaataacaattttattatttttcataaattttaattaataataaataatgtataTGGTATTCAACATTTAGGTTAAAAAAGTAGTGTGTGCTCCAATTTCAGCTAGACAATTAAATTAACTGAAATTTaactgaaattgaaaaaaaaaagagtctcAGTATCTTTTTAGTAAGTAAAATTTGaggtgaattttttatttataattagatctaaatagttataattattataaatttttaacttCTTGGTTaagtttaatatattaaataaataattataatttaatttaactttgaTATTTACACCCAAAAAATGCTTTCATGTGTTGTTTAtcatttacaaaatatatttcatattaaaacttacgtgtattattattttattaatatattaacttaCTGGTTTGGTTTTTTTGTAATTTGAATTGTGTTGTGATATCTTTTCttgttagaaaaacactttgAATCTATTACTATATTTCTGTTACATATTGATATGAActagaattttgttttaatgtATACTAATCAAAAGAGTATTACATTATAATTACacattgcattttaatttgatatagaaaaaaaacaaatgaaatgagACAATAAATTTAGTTCgtttataaataaacaaaaatactacacacctatattttttaatctttaaactAGATTCGGACTTAATTCgaagaaaacaatttttctactaTATTTATacagtttttatttaaatttattaaaatgagtaaattttaaaagatttataaaTAGTTAAATCGTGTTTCTATTgtagaaatataaaaataatatgaatttttttacgAAAGTGATGTTTCGAATTTATGAcctcaatttttaattttttttaatcttttaaattttcatgtttatttcttgtttttgttattgaagataacttttcttttggttttaaACAAGTAAGATTTCtctctttttagtttttttttatattttttaaaattttaaataaatataatttttgttttgaaatgttttttcataatttaattaataattttttaaataaacatatttttattaatttaattaataacataaaattaataagttttaaatttttaatgcttaaagtttattattatttttattcttcttcatATAGATCACACTTGAGCTCAACgttctcttttagttttttaatttttattttcgtttaaatttctaaatatatatatatatatatatatataatttttgaaatggttttctaaataatttgattaatgaatttttcagttttttatgaatattttttagatatattataataatatgattaatgaattaaaattaaataatatttttaaagtttaataggttttttaatatttacgtaaacatatttttttattttgagaatttttttataatttgattgttAGAattacacacacatatatatatatatatatatttaatttcatttattattaaattatacaaataatttgaaaataaaaaaaatagttatctaaatttaagaaaacaaatttaaaaagtaaaaaaaattaaagtagtgttaaataaaagaaaaaaaatcaaatattcaaAGCGTGActtctttaaaattattaatttatataaattttttaaaaattatatattttctttgatGGCACAAAAAGTTTACCCATATTGCTAgtgttttaattataaaatcaaatatatacattAATATAAAAGTAGTGGacttttattttaagatttttcatGAATCTAATTCGTGTATAGGAGTTATTTTACTATTATAATTAAGATTCtattggaaaataaaaatactttaacATCGATATTTCATATAAGAAGGTTTTAAACATTTTAGGGCACCGAGATACTTTTAGTCACGTTGAAACATGTTCATCAAGCTTCcataatacaaaatatattatctCACAATGATTAACCGAAACATAATTAGCAAAGTATTACACCCAAATCAATGCCAAAAAACATGATTAGAAGATATTTGGGTTTGTCTTGATCATCAGTATAGGTAAAGTCCATCTAGAGTAGTATAAATAGGGTTGCCCCAACGTAAGAGGGTAGATTTTATGCAATTATTAGCGTGTTGTTGAATTTCTCTATGAGTTCCTACTTAAACAAGAGTTAACTGGAGTGTCGATGTATCTTTGCAGGCACCCTGACCCCAACGTTTGAAAACCGAGAAAAGACCAAGATAGAGTTGAAGGAGACTTCCCAGATTTGCATAGACCAAGGTAATGGTAATAGGGATGCGACAATTGGCAAGAGAACGCAGTCTTACGAAGGTAGCCTCAGcctattaagaatattttttgcACTCACCATGGGACTGAGCAGAAACCTTAATCAAAGATCACATGGTTACCACATGGCACATGACGAACACTGAGAATCACATGGATTAAACAATATTATTGGAAGAGTTTCGTTGAGAGATAGAGAcgttaaaaggaaaaataatcgaGGAGGTAGGCACCTTAAGGACAAAGAGTGAACAGATAAAATGGAAGTTGAAAAGTGGCAATACCATGTTGTTGTCATTAGGACACGACAATGAAGAATCAACCGAAGTATACATGTCATCAACCAAGGCGAACGAGACATAGAGTAATAAAGTTGAACAATCTTACACATATGTTTTTGTCAACACATACAATATCACCACATCATAAAAACACTCTTTTACGGATGAAATCATGAATGTATCCCTTCCCGCTAGCTAGTGAAATTCCACGTTAAATCGATATAATTAGACAATCGATCGAGAGGAACATGTTGATTTATAAGTCACCTTATAGAATGAAATTAGGTAtgcaaaataatttgaaaattttgtaaatacAACCGGTTTACACCATAGGTTATTAATGGATTTTGATTAAATATCCAAGAAGGGAAGTTGTCAGATTGATTGAGTATAAACAAGAGGTTATCAAGTTCATGATTGATTACCCTATAACCTAAACCCAATTCACTAATTGTCATTTACTAGTCCAGCATTTATCTTGTCTTCACTTTTCAAGAACTTTCCCTAGCCAAAAAAGGGTTCAAACAAGCACACAATGTGATCATTTTGTTCCATATTCATACCTCACTTCAGCATGCAGGAAAGCCATCTGAAAATAGATTGGGCATGAAAAGCCAACGACAAATCGGAGGAAGAAAATTGTTTCAAGTGGGTGAAGCAACAAAACTAGAGAAGAAAAGGGAGAAGCCATCAACTTCATTCGAAAAGGATTTACATTTTCTGAGAAATAAAACTTCATTTCTACAGTTACATTGCTTTGAAAGAGATCACTTGATTGGTGCAAGAATGGTGTACAACAAAAGAAATGTGACAATAATAATTGCACCCCCAAGAGTGAAAGTGGGACTATTCCAGAACTCGAGGTTTGATCTCTCTGTTCTCTTAATAGGATCAACCTCCTCAGAAAGAGGGAATTCTGAACGCCTAGGATTCCAACTCACATACTTATCTGAAAATTTTGAGAAGGCTTTCTTGCCCCCTTGATTCTTGAATTTTGACCATGCCTTGTCCCAGTCTCTTGAAGATTTATCACCTGACACATTTAATCAACACTTAAAATAAGTTGCAGCAGTGAGTTCTACACTGATGGATTGAATGCTTTTGGAAGCAATGAAGTTCAACAGTCAGAGTTTGATTACTGTGTCTGGGAAAATCATATTTTAGCTTCAGattaataaaaatcatacattCAActtctacaaaaaaaaaatgctctCATACATATGTTGATCATCACTGTAatagaaaggaaaaatggtGATTGTAGAACAGTAAGTGCATACCCTTATTGTTGTTATCGTCTTTTGGTTGAGATTCCTTGGAACagagaagcttgaaaggtggatgagaggaggaggaggaagaggagtgGTGGTAACGTGAAGAACAGAAACGATGCGATATGAAAGGTGGTGATGAAAGATGTGTATAAACATCCATTTGCATGcaattgaatttgaatttgaattcaaAAATTGTTTAGGTGGAAACCAGAAGAAAGGATCATCACCTGTTCCTTATCCTTTCATTTGGATCTCCAAATTCACCACCTCCTCACACTTGTCCTTCCTCTTTTGCCCCTCAACCTCCACCTTACAATCAAACCACCTTACTTCatctttatatttcattttcttctcATCTCAATTTCTAATTTTTCCCTTCCCAACCCATGATGCATGTCCCTACAAATTACACTTACCCTTTTAAAGTGATAGTAaataacatataattttttttattttttatgaaaatttataatttagttgcaatatttttttagaatattattaacatataataattagaatgatttattttataataaaattattttattttatatattataaaagttttggttttcatattttttatttaaattttagttcatatattacttttaaataaaataaaagaagtagTTGGGAGGTGAGTTTATTTCAAAATCTATAacaatatgattttatttagcATTTAACGAATGtgagtaattattttaaaattagagggATGTAAGTGTTATTTACTATCACTTTAAAAGGGTAAGTGTAATTTGTAGGGACATGTTTGTATGAGTCTTcggtaaaaatatttaaaggttGAAAAATAATGTAGAAAAAGCTAAGACAGAGACTAGAAGGTGATAAGGAGGTGGTGATGGATTCTTTAAAAAGGAAAAGTTTGATCATAATAAACCATATATCAAATCCCAATCTTAAAAGGATATTGTACCTTCACAAGAGCATCAACAACAATCATATAATCGTTAGGGATTACATGTTTTAAATGTGGTGTATCACATAATGTTAATTAGTGTTCGTGTTCACCTTATCATATTAATTGTGACTGTTTTCTATAACTAAAGATTTCTTAAGATGGTCAATGAAAGATAATTGGTATATCATAGTCTAAAACACATATAagtttaaatattaaagtaGATAAAGTGTTGAGATTTAAGGATAAAGTTTGTGTTCCAAAAAATGTGAAGAAGATAATCTTCtaggaatgaaaaaaaaaatagtaagttTAGTTTGCACCTTGACATGACTAAAATATATTAGGGTTTGaaaggttttttttattaactttataTGAATGATGTGAATTAGTTTATAGTAACTTGTTTGGCCTTTTAGAAAATTAAGTTGACCATTAAAGATCAAGTGATATGTTACAACAATTGAAAGTGTTAGAGTGAAAATAATGAGATaatattgttttgaattttgttaCCCATTTGACATATGTTGTGAGAGGGCATgatttatttttagattatagTATATCAATTGATAAAGAGTGATATTTTTTGCTAGTTAGTTTGATAACTATAGAAAAATTGACTTACTTGTACATTAAAGAGGTAGTTAGATTGTTGTACCTTCCAACATTATATCAAACAAAGATCCAAGATTCCTTTCTAGGTTTTAGTAGACTTGGCATGAAGCCTCATAACCAAGTTAAACTCAATTCAATTTATCATCCCTAAACAAATGGACACTTTGAGAGAACaatcaaataattatatatatgttgAACATGTGTATGTTGAATTATCTACAAATTTGGAATAAGATATTTTCTATGGTGGAATTTacctaaaatcaaaattattatgCCAACATCCACATGACTCCTTAATAGACTTTGTATGATAGAAGTAAATAACTCCACTATATTAGTAGCAAGATTGAAAGAGTTTGTTAGTGGGGTTTCAGTTATTACAACATACAACAAAGaatgttaaataattaaataataggaTGAAGGCATCCATGAGCAAACCAAAGTCCTATTCAAATTATAGGAGATGATAACTAGAGTTTGAAGCTTAAGATCATGCTTTTTAGTTACACCAACCACATGTGTTATTATACCAttttagattttcaaatgtattagTCTAGTAGTTTATGAGATAGTTTTATCACCACCTTTAATTATCCTAGATAACATAGTTAATATATCTTAGTCGAAAAGAATATATGAGATTCTAGTCACATCATTTAACTTTATGTGATCATTTAACTTTATGTGATTCAAGTTAAAAATGACTTGTCTTTTGACATCAAATATATAagaattgaatattaatatattagatatttgaaaagaaaagacaACAATTTAGTTAAAATGGTTGAAATGTCTAAAAATACTATATGAAAATTTTAGGAGAAGATgaaagaagattttttttttttttggtaaagTAAATTATAGACAATTTCATTGGAGAAAAATTAAGGACTTGTTTTTATGATTGTAAGGTAAGAAGAATTAAaggttagatatcaatttaaattcTAAGTTtagttttaaagttttaaatagaaaaataaattatttcatttattattttgattcaCCATCTCTTCATAACtcttttactctctttttttttatagaagttTAAAGAGTTTTTATTCGTATCTTTGTTTGTGCTTTCAAGATagtttgaacaaatttaagTCATTTAATAAGAACTTACTTTAAGGTGAGTTTTTTTTATCCACCATAAAATCATTAACATAAACACAATCTTGTAATATAAAAGGTAAGAAATTAAATGATTGATTTTTTTACATCTATACATTTTAGGACTACAAGTCGAtgggaaaatagaaaaaaattatacctCATATTAAATTACCATGCTGTATTTCTTGAAAGTAAATAACAAATCATTTGATAAATTTGAAGTTGTAGCTTCTCATTTGAGAGATTCATGAGCAATACTATTTATctaatttatatatgttttttatcaTGAGAGAAGGATTtctacataaatatattttatttaaatatttggtttttcatatttaatttttgggATATTATTTTGTTACCATTATACCCTTTATCTCTTGTATTACTTCACTCTATCTTCATTCATTGAATCCTAATGACCCTTTCTCGTAAATGTGGATATTTCTCTTATACATAAATTCCAGCATTAACAAAGTTACCAATCAAATCCTCCCAATTATCAAGAACATGTGTTTATACAAAGACCAATCTTGCAGTTTCTCTTGGTGTAGAAAATGAATAGGTATTCTTTTGAATGAAATgagttttaaaaattatcaaaataaatataaaattttagttaaagtTTAAATATATTGAAGTTGTTTCAAC from Phaseolus vulgaris cultivar G19833 chromosome 1, P. vulgaris v2.0, whole genome shotgun sequence carries:
- the LOC137814416 gene encoding uncharacterized protein; protein product: MQMDVYTHLSSPPFISHRFCSSRYHHSSSSSSSHPPFKLLCSKESQPKDDNNNKGDKSSRDWDKAWSKFKNQGGKKAFSKFSDKYVSWNPRRSEFPLSEEVDPIKRTERSNLEFWNSPTFTLGGAIIIVTFLLLYTILAPIK